From the Nodularia sp. NIES-3585 genome, one window contains:
- the grpE gene encoding nucleotide exchange factor GrpE produces MINHTQKLQNLMQRVDISSFKGLSRDAGVSERQILRLRQGKLEKMRVDVLRKLSQVLQISLSELLETFSPVPCRDSINSVSTHDPLPSQKEIAELKVEYQRSLLQLEQQREILKQEFQQSSLQLLESLLLQWPTAAQKATENPQLAAIKIVPLVQKPLERLLQEWGIQAIAPVGADVQYNPQMHQLMSGTAQPGETVIVRYTGYLQGDKLLYRAKVSPL; encoded by the coding sequence ATGATTAATCACACCCAGAAGTTGCAAAATTTGATGCAACGTGTAGATATTTCTAGTTTTAAAGGGTTGAGTCGTGATGCTGGTGTTTCAGAACGTCAAATTTTGCGGCTGCGACAAGGCAAACTAGAAAAAATGCGGGTGGATGTGCTGCGGAAGTTATCGCAAGTGTTACAGATTTCATTGAGTGAATTACTCGAAACTTTTTCCCCAGTTCCTTGTAGAGACTCGATTAATTCTGTCTCTACCCATGACCCACTCCCTAGCCAAAAAGAGATTGCAGAGTTAAAAGTAGAGTACCAGCGATCGCTACTCCAACTAGAACAACAACGAGAAATATTAAAACAAGAATTCCAGCAGTCGAGTTTACAATTGCTGGAATCTTTATTATTACAATGGCCAACAGCAGCCCAGAAAGCTACGGAAAATCCTCAGCTAGCAGCAATTAAGATTGTGCCTTTGGTGCAGAAGCCCTTAGAAAGGCTATTACAGGAGTGGGGAATACAAGCGATCGCACCAGTAGGAGCAGATGTACAATATAATCCCCAAATGCACCAATTAATGTCAGGAACCGCACAACCAGGTGAAACAGTGATAGTACGTTACACAGGCTATCTACAAGGCGACAAGCTACTGTATCGAGCCAAGGTCAGTCCATTGTAA
- a CDS encoding Dps family protein gives MSSQATAKNVNIGIDDASRAKIAEGLSRLLADTYTLYLKTHNFHWNVTGPMFQTLHLMFETQYTELALAVDLVAERIRALGHPAPGTYSEYVKLSSIPETPGVPKAKEMISLLVEGQEAVVRTARSIFPLLEEVNDEPTADLLTQRMQVHEKTAWMLRSLLEE, from the coding sequence ATGTCATCTCAAGCAACGGCTAAAAATGTCAACATCGGTATTGACGACGCAAGTAGGGCTAAAATTGCCGAGGGGCTGTCTCGCCTATTGGCTGACACCTATACACTGTATCTAAAAACCCATAACTTTCATTGGAACGTTACAGGGCCAATGTTTCAAACCTTACATTTAATGTTTGAAACTCAGTATACAGAACTAGCCTTAGCTGTTGATTTAGTTGCCGAAAGAATCAGAGCATTGGGACACCCTGCACCAGGAACTTACAGTGAATATGTCAAACTGAGTTCAATTCCAGAAACTCCCGGAGTTCCCAAAGCCAAGGAAATGATCAGCTTGCTGGTGGAAGGACAAGAAGCAGTCGTCAGAACTGCACGTTCGATTTTTCCTCTATTGGAAGAGGTAAACGACGAACCCACAGCTGATTTATTAACTCAACGGATGCAAGTCCACGAAAAAACCGCTTGGATGTTGAGAAGTTTGTTGGAAGAATAG
- a CDS encoding ParB N-terminal domain-containing protein, protein MRVEEIPLNQIKRPLPRANDPNKVQALMESIAAIGQQEPIDVLEVEGQYYGFSGCHRYEACQRLGKETIIARVRKAPLSVLKMHLA, encoded by the coding sequence ATGAGAGTTGAAGAAATTCCCTTAAATCAAATTAAACGGCCGTTACCCCGTGCAAACGATCCCAATAAAGTACAAGCCTTAATGGAATCGATTGCAGCTATTGGGCAGCAAGAACCCATTGATGTCCTAGAAGTAGAGGGACAGTATTATGGCTTTTCCGGTTGCCACCGTTATGAAGCTTGCCAGCGCTTAGGTAAAGAAACAATTATCGCCAGAGTCCGCAAAGCTCCTCTTAGCGTCCTCAAAATGCACTTAGCATGA